A window from Methanomassiliicoccus sp. encodes these proteins:
- a CDS encoding RlmE family RNA methyltransferase → MSKRWLNERRHDFYYRKAKQLNYRSRASFKLHQIDERFSIFKPGMSVVDLGAAPGGWLQIAKERVGPQGKVVGVDLQHIAPLEGVSTIKGDLTKPETVDELRSLLNGSADVVISDMSPNISGNYSIDHARSVDLCTHALQFARLTLHPGGSLVMKIFEGDLINEFLREVRKSFASVRLHAPKASRSSSSEIYIVAKGFKGGPGPTSGPGLTD, encoded by the coding sequence ATGAGCAAGCGCTGGCTGAACGAGAGGCGGCATGACTTCTACTACCGCAAGGCCAAGCAGCTTAACTATCGCTCGCGGGCATCGTTCAAACTCCACCAGATCGATGAGCGCTTCAGTATATTCAAGCCAGGGATGTCAGTGGTCGACCTCGGGGCGGCTCCGGGCGGGTGGCTGCAGATCGCCAAGGAGCGGGTCGGCCCCCAGGGCAAGGTGGTGGGGGTGGACCTCCAGCACATCGCCCCCCTCGAGGGGGTCTCCACCATCAAGGGGGACCTGACCAAGCCGGAGACCGTGGACGAGCTCCGCTCCCTGCTGAACGGCAGCGCCGACGTGGTCATCTCCGATATGTCCCCCAACATCAGCGGCAACTACTCGATCGACCATGCCCGGTCGGTTGACCTGTGCACCCACGCTCTGCAGTTTGCCCGCCTCACCCTCCATCCAGGAGGCTCGCTGGTCATGAAGATCTTCGAGGGGGACCTGATCAATGAGTTCCTTAGGGAGGTCCGTAAGAGCTTCGCCTCGGTCCGCCTGCACGCTCCCAAGGCCTCGCGCTCCAGTAGTTCCGAGATCTACATCGTCGCCAAGGGATTCAAGGGAGGCCCGGGACCGACCAGTGGGCCTGGGCTGACCGATTAA
- a CDS encoding ferritin family protein, which produces MRFERSDWKSDEASLNKQLGLLAAAIRVETFGKEFYQRMSECIKDREGKLILRSLSRDEKEHRAWLTRQIDRIFPGKDVTTIRPDPEYANVVPGKVFPDLPEGACLSAKDEMKAVEMAIGVEKASVRMYEQVASLTQDLELKILMQRLAQWEREHQRTLEENLEYLKRGGSWYGYNPILDG; this is translated from the coding sequence ATGCGCTTTGAACGGAGCGATTGGAAGAGCGATGAGGCGAGCCTCAACAAGCAGTTGGGCCTGCTGGCCGCGGCAATCAGGGTGGAGACGTTCGGCAAGGAGTTCTACCAGCGGATGAGCGAGTGCATCAAGGACAGGGAGGGCAAGCTCATCCTGCGCAGCCTGTCCCGGGACGAAAAGGAGCACCGGGCATGGCTGACCAGGCAGATCGACCGCATCTTCCCCGGGAAGGATGTAACGACCATCCGCCCGGACCCCGAGTATGCCAATGTCGTCCCTGGAAAGGTGTTCCCAGACCTGCCCGAGGGGGCGTGCCTCTCGGCCAAGGACGAGATGAAGGCGGTGGAAATGGCCATCGGAGTGGAGAAGGCCTCGGTGCGGATGTACGAGCAGGTGGCCAGCCTGACCCAGGACCTCGAGCTGAAGATACTGATGCAGAGGCTGGCCCAATGGGAGAGGGAGCACCAACGGACCCTGGAGGAGAACCTCGAATACCTGAAGCGGGGAGGCAGCTGGTATGGCTACAACCCCATCCTGGACGGTTAG
- a CDS encoding chloride channel protein has product MPGRAHQVSGIPPVHQRHTHYSLDLNKYLRKWIPLSVLIGVAGGFGGLLLQLGLQLVKSISYGVPGLPWYLVLLSPAIGALLAGLIMERYTPETAGQGMSCVIDALNYRGGEIRPLTSPIKLIVTTLTVGSGGSGGREGPIAQICGGLATYLANRLNLRHEDLKIFVICSISAGTSAVFHAPIGGAIFALELPYKNDLEGRAIIPASLSSVAAYIVYLPIIGTAPVFVLPTAMTTFVLEDIPVFLLIGLLAGIVGIAFVVLQRFIRSRFRVAKIALHWKTTIGGIMIGTVGVFLPQVMGLGLTTIQTILLGGFTVTFLLILLPMKIVATSITVGSYGSGGVFTSSLLCGACLGGLVASLLSLQPVPLFMVVGMGAMAAGVTKTPIGAAIIVSEMSGGYHLFIPLVIASIVGYIATGNYAMYENQTTRGWIPVNMDDLSVIKVKDLMATNTVSLRASDAVQRAYTIAEVEPQEYYPVMDEHNVVGIVDRGLLETEPRTGVRLGDRMSRDFLIVDQETTARAALDEMTDRGIPQAVVTGPPGIVGILSFEEILGVLGNICSPLDIARRPMGEGGKEEAVGAPSDRLK; this is encoded by the coding sequence ATGCCTGGCCGGGCCCATCAGGTGAGCGGGATCCCTCCGGTCCACCAGCGGCATACCCACTATTCCCTGGACCTCAACAAGTACCTGCGGAAATGGATCCCTCTGAGCGTCCTCATCGGAGTGGCGGGGGGGTTCGGAGGCCTATTGCTGCAGCTCGGGCTGCAATTGGTAAAAAGCATCTCCTATGGCGTACCCGGGCTGCCCTGGTATCTTGTGCTCTTATCCCCGGCCATCGGTGCCCTCCTCGCCGGACTGATAATGGAACGGTACACCCCGGAAACGGCCGGTCAGGGGATGAGCTGCGTCATCGACGCCCTCAACTACCGCGGGGGTGAGATACGCCCGCTGACCTCGCCGATCAAGCTTATCGTGACCACCCTCACCGTCGGTTCGGGCGGGAGCGGGGGGCGGGAAGGACCCATAGCTCAGATCTGCGGCGGCCTCGCCACCTATCTGGCCAACCGCTTGAATCTGAGGCATGAGGATCTCAAGATCTTCGTTATATGCTCCATCTCTGCCGGCACCTCGGCCGTGTTCCATGCCCCCATCGGGGGCGCCATATTCGCTCTCGAACTTCCATACAAGAACGATCTTGAGGGGCGGGCCATCATTCCCGCCTCCCTGTCCAGCGTGGCCGCCTATATCGTTTACCTGCCCATCATCGGCACGGCGCCAGTGTTCGTCCTGCCCACAGCCATGACCACCTTCGTCCTCGAGGACATTCCCGTCTTCCTGCTCATCGGACTTCTAGCCGGGATTGTAGGCATTGCGTTCGTGGTCCTCCAGCGATTCATCCGGTCCAGGTTCCGGGTGGCGAAGATAGCGCTGCACTGGAAGACCACCATCGGGGGGATCATGATTGGCACGGTCGGGGTGTTCCTCCCCCAGGTCATGGGACTTGGATTGACCACGATCCAGACCATCCTGCTTGGCGGGTTCACGGTTACCTTCTTGCTCATCCTGCTGCCCATGAAGATCGTAGCCACCTCGATCACCGTGGGGTCCTACGGCTCAGGAGGAGTTTTTACTTCCTCATTGCTTTGCGGGGCCTGTCTGGGCGGCCTGGTGGCCTCCCTGCTCAGCCTGCAGCCGGTCCCTCTGTTCATGGTGGTGGGGATGGGGGCGATGGCGGCGGGGGTGACCAAGACCCCAATCGGCGCCGCCATCATCGTGTCCGAGATGTCGGGTGGCTACCACCTGTTCATTCCTTTGGTGATTGCATCCATCGTCGGTTACATTGCCACCGGCAACTACGCCATGTATGAGAACCAAACCACCCGGGGGTGGATCCCGGTGAACATGGACGATCTCAGCGTCATCAAGGTCAAGGACCTCATGGCCACCAATACCGTCTCACTCAGGGCCTCAGACGCCGTCCAGCGGGCCTACACCATCGCCGAGGTGGAGCCCCAGGAGTACTACCCAGTGATGGATGAGCATAATGTTGTGGGCATCGTCGACCGAGGGCTGCTGGAGACAGAACCCCGGACGGGGGTGAGGCTCGGGGACCGCATGAGCCGGGACTTCCTTATCGTGGATCAGGAGACCACAGCCCGGGCAGCCTTGGACGAGATGACCGATCGAGGCATCCCCCAGGCAGTGGTGACCGGCCCTCCCGGAATCGTGGGCATCCTCAGTTTCGAGGAGATCCTCGGCGTGCTGGGCAACATCTGCTCACCCCTGGATATCGCCCGCCGGCCGATGGGCGAGGGAGGAAAGGAAGAGGCAGTCGGAGCACCAAGCGACAGGTTGAAATAG
- a CDS encoding fumarylacetoacetate hydrolase family protein, producing MQHGKIVCIGQNYRAHAKEMDSVPPKEPMLFLKPSSAIIGDGEVIEAGAVGRVDHEVELALIIGRTARRVAEEDALSYISHLSVFNDVTARDLQSEARRAGNPWTLSKGMDTFAPMSRPVPTSRVRDVHDLDLELKVNGEVRQRGNTKDLIFGPERLVAYISSFMTLEPGDIIATGTPEGVSPLNDRDRVEASIPGVGTVRNTFRRL from the coding sequence ATGCAGCATGGCAAGATCGTCTGCATCGGTCAGAACTACCGCGCCCATGCCAAGGAAATGGACTCCGTCCCGCCGAAGGAGCCCATGCTTTTCCTGAAGCCGTCGTCGGCCATCATTGGTGACGGCGAGGTCATCGAGGCCGGGGCGGTGGGGAGGGTGGACCACGAGGTCGAGCTGGCGTTGATCATCGGCCGCACCGCCCGGCGGGTGGCAGAGGAGGACGCCCTTTCATACATCTCCCACTTGTCGGTGTTCAACGATGTCACCGCCCGGGACTTGCAGAGCGAGGCGCGCAGGGCCGGAAACCCCTGGACGCTGTCCAAGGGCATGGACACTTTCGCACCCATGTCCCGCCCGGTGCCAACATCCAGAGTCAGGGACGTGCATGACCTGGACCTTGAGCTGAAGGTCAACGGAGAGGTGAGGCAGAGGGGGAATACCAAGGACCTCATCTTCGGGCCGGAGCGGCTGGTGGCTTACATCTCGTCGTTCATGACCCTGGAGCCGGGGGACATCATCGCCACCGGGACCCCGGAGGGCGTGAGCCCCCTCAATGACAGGGACAGGGTGGAAGCGTCTATACCTGGCGTCGGCACGGTGAGGAACACCTTCCGGCGGCTCTAA
- the purM gene encoding phosphoribosylformylglycinamidine cyclo-ligase: MSCSRKPMTYAQAGVNIDAKSQAIEALVKQLTFRRSGKVKMIDLPGQFTGLIDFGDVALTLCTDGVGTKLLLAKALDKWDTVGIDCVAMNVNDTICVGAEPISFVDYLAIDEPNPPLMEQIGIGLNKGCELANCDLVGGEVAVLPEIMKEIDLSGSCLGMVPKDRIIDGSKVSAGDVVVGLPSSGVHSNGLTLARRVLERGEVDLDEKFPKLGGTIGMTLLTPTEIYVRKVLEIVRECKVHGMIDVTGGGLRNFLRLRHGVGISIHDPMPVPPVFSVLGELGSVEPAEMYQTFNMGMGFALVCPPEDARRAVSIYGEGARVVGSVVEGGGVTVPSLGLRYEKY, translated from the coding sequence ATGTCCTGCAGCAGAAAGCCCATGACCTACGCCCAGGCGGGCGTGAACATCGACGCCAAGTCCCAGGCCATCGAGGCCTTGGTGAAGCAGCTGACCTTCCGCCGCTCGGGGAAGGTCAAGATGATCGATCTTCCCGGCCAGTTCACCGGGCTCATCGACTTCGGGGACGTGGCGCTCACGCTGTGCACCGATGGAGTGGGGACCAAGCTGCTCCTCGCCAAGGCCCTCGACAAATGGGACACGGTGGGCATCGACTGCGTGGCCATGAACGTCAACGACACCATATGCGTGGGCGCGGAGCCCATCTCCTTCGTTGACTACCTGGCCATCGATGAACCGAACCCCCCGCTCATGGAGCAGATCGGCATCGGATTGAACAAGGGGTGCGAGCTGGCCAACTGCGACCTGGTGGGCGGCGAGGTGGCCGTGCTGCCGGAAATCATGAAGGAGATCGACCTCTCCGGCAGCTGCCTGGGTATGGTGCCCAAGGACCGCATCATCGACGGCTCCAAGGTCTCCGCGGGCGACGTTGTGGTCGGCCTCCCGTCCTCGGGCGTGCACTCCAACGGCCTTACCCTCGCCCGAAGGGTGCTGGAGCGCGGCGAGGTGGACCTCGACGAGAAGTTCCCCAAGCTCGGGGGGACCATCGGTATGACGCTCCTCACCCCGACCGAGATCTATGTCCGAAAGGTGCTGGAGATCGTGCGGGAGTGCAAGGTGCATGGAATGATCGACGTGACCGGGGGCGGCTTGCGCAACTTCCTGCGGCTGCGTCACGGGGTGGGTATCTCGATCCACGATCCCATGCCCGTGCCTCCCGTATTCTCGGTCCTTGGGGAACTTGGCTCGGTGGAGCCGGCGGAGATGTACCAGACCTTCAACATGGGCATGGGCTTCGCCCTGGTGTGCCCGCCCGAGGATGCCCGTCGGGCGGTGTCCATCTACGGCGAGGGCGCCAGGGTGGTGGGTTCGGTGGTCGAGGGCGGCGGGGTGACGGTACCCTCTCTGGGCCTGCGGTACGAGAAATATTGA
- a CDS encoding (Fe-S)-binding protein, which yields MVKMPEINRELLACLQCGYCVRVCPTYEQTPWESITPRGKVFYLSQISKRSPMDTLLGRKVKVDDEFVEALFRCTGCAQCETVCHVNIEFGDFWEKVREWVVDQGKGPLPVHSKLAKAIKENRNPYNEPTEKRGDWWPAEIPHQARPDIIFFAGCTGSYRMQKIAKAGAVVLNRAGVKLDILGGDEWCCTSPALRTGQTGLTAEFAQHNIQEVENRGAKAMVTTCAGCYKTTSTDYGRYFANPTFPVYHFSQYVNRLIKEKKLKFTKEIKAKVTYHDPCHLGRHSGVYEDPREVIKKIPGIELVEMPRNRKGSRCCGAGGGFKSAFNDMAVNIAAERVKEAVATGAEILVTTCPFCVVNLQAGAKQIGAKIKVVDISELLLEATDPNAAPAATEGAKVEGKAAAAKAPRAEGAAKAPVKAKAEAQKA from the coding sequence ATGGTAAAGATGCCGGAGATCAACAGGGAACTTCTCGCTTGTCTACAGTGCGGATATTGCGTACGCGTCTGCCCCACCTATGAGCAGACCCCTTGGGAATCGATCACCCCCCGGGGCAAGGTATTCTACCTGAGCCAGATCTCCAAGCGATCACCCATGGACACTTTGTTGGGCCGTAAAGTCAAGGTCGACGATGAGTTCGTGGAGGCGCTGTTCCGATGCACCGGCTGCGCGCAATGCGAGACCGTCTGCCACGTCAACATCGAGTTCGGTGACTTCTGGGAGAAGGTCCGCGAGTGGGTCGTGGACCAGGGCAAGGGGCCGCTCCCGGTACACTCCAAGCTGGCCAAGGCCATCAAGGAGAACCGCAACCCCTACAACGAGCCGACTGAGAAGCGGGGCGACTGGTGGCCCGCGGAGATACCCCACCAGGCCCGTCCGGATATCATCTTCTTCGCCGGGTGCACCGGTTCCTACAGGATGCAGAAGATCGCCAAGGCCGGAGCCGTCGTGCTGAACCGGGCCGGGGTGAAGCTCGACATCCTCGGAGGCGACGAGTGGTGCTGCACCTCTCCCGCCCTCAGGACCGGACAGACGGGGTTGACCGCAGAGTTCGCCCAGCATAACATCCAGGAAGTGGAGAACAGGGGGGCCAAGGCTATGGTCACCACCTGCGCAGGTTGCTACAAGACCACCTCTACCGACTACGGCCGGTACTTCGCCAACCCCACCTTCCCGGTATATCACTTCTCGCAGTACGTGAACAGGCTGATCAAGGAGAAGAAGCTCAAGTTCACCAAGGAGATCAAGGCCAAGGTCACTTACCACGATCCTTGCCACCTTGGCCGCCACAGCGGAGTGTACGAGGATCCCCGTGAGGTCATCAAGAAGATCCCCGGGATCGAGCTGGTGGAGATGCCCCGCAACCGCAAGGGTTCCCGCTGCTGCGGCGCCGGAGGCGGCTTCAAGAGCGCCTTCAATGACATGGCCGTCAACATCGCCGCGGAGAGGGTCAAGGAGGCCGTCGCTACTGGGGCCGAGATCCTGGTGACCACCTGCCCATTCTGCGTGGTCAACCTGCAGGCTGGGGCCAAGCAGATCGGGGCCAAGATCAAGGTCGTTGACATCTCCGAGCTCCTGCTGGAGGCCACCGATCCCAACGCCGCTCCGGCCGCTACCGAGGGCGCCAAGGTCGAGGGCAAGGCCGCGGCGGCCAAGGCCCCCCGGGCCGAGGGCGCGGCCAAGGCTCCGGTAAAGGCCAAGGCCGAAGCTCAGAAGGCCTGA
- a CDS encoding DEAD/DEAH box helicase, translated as MVFELLDKRIQQVLQDKDIHEPTGPQREAIPLILDGNHLLLVAHTGIGKTEAAMLPIFHRLLGTPGKGIKCIYITPLRALNRDMLKRLTEFGEALDLDVAVRHGDTSQSERQSQSKSPPDVLITTPETVQVLFTGKRLREHLSRVKWVVVDEIHELANNERGAQLAVALERLAEVAGDFQRVGLSATVGSVDEVARYLGGAREVRVVRAQVSKELEVTVQAPPVTDADRDMAGRLQSDPHLVAGMRRCKGLIEEHRSTLLFVNTRDTAEALTARYHIWDENFKVGVHHGSLSKEIRVEMEEEFKQEKLKGLICTSSLELGIDIGSVDFAIQYNSPRQVARLIQRMGRAGHAVGERTEGAIVASNPDEIAESMVIARKATVGELEDLRVRERPMAVLANQLVAMTMVGPVEKELAFQVIKRAYPFRNLTREEFHGVLEQLVRIGLLFDNESKYRRTARGMRYFFDNLSMIPDERTFLIRDIATRRIVGTLDESFVLSFAEPYAAFITHGKTWRIVEVREDELLVEQVRDIGSIPSWTGEDLPVPFDIAQEVGRLRRERQYGRYAADRDAVRELDHYLREQDKDGAVPSDELVTLEMGKRMAVLNMCFGTKVNETVSKVLSVLLSARLGESVGVHTDPYRIVIELPRDISPQIIIDTLRSIRSDGVEPLVRLVLKSSSYLRYRFVFVAKKFGAIEKDADYRQVNFTRLAEAFEETPLFEEAVRRVLWEDFDIDGTVRAMKRIESGEVGLKVMGLTAIGRAGLQHSRELIMPQRADHSILMALKKRLESEVMSMSCLSCQAQWRLKPQDAQERIVCPRCGGQMIAALLPYNKEDIGLLKKSRPTEEETKEIRRMYKNASLVKEHGRRAMVTLAGRGIGPDTAARVLSSFYDDEDEFLRDILSAELTYARTKRFWD; from the coding sequence ATGGTATTCGAACTTCTTGATAAAAGGATCCAGCAGGTCCTACAGGACAAGGACATCCACGAGCCGACAGGTCCCCAGCGGGAGGCCATTCCCCTCATCCTCGATGGCAATCATCTTCTCCTGGTCGCGCACACCGGCATCGGCAAGACCGAGGCGGCCATGCTCCCTATCTTCCACCGCCTCCTGGGCACGCCGGGAAAGGGGATCAAGTGCATCTACATCACCCCCTTGCGGGCTTTGAACCGGGACATGCTCAAGCGCCTCACCGAGTTCGGGGAGGCCCTCGACCTCGACGTGGCGGTGCGGCACGGCGACACTTCGCAGTCGGAGCGTCAGAGCCAGTCGAAGAGCCCGCCGGACGTGCTGATCACGACTCCGGAGACGGTGCAGGTGCTGTTCACCGGGAAACGGCTGCGGGAGCACCTGTCCCGGGTCAAGTGGGTGGTGGTGGACGAGATCCATGAGCTGGCGAATAATGAGCGGGGGGCCCAGCTCGCGGTGGCGCTGGAACGCCTGGCCGAGGTCGCCGGGGATTTCCAGAGAGTGGGGCTGTCGGCCACCGTGGGGTCGGTCGACGAGGTCGCCCGATATCTAGGAGGGGCTAGGGAGGTGCGGGTCGTCCGGGCGCAGGTGTCCAAGGAGCTGGAGGTGACCGTTCAGGCTCCTCCCGTCACCGATGCCGATCGAGACATGGCCGGCCGACTGCAGAGCGATCCCCATCTGGTGGCGGGGATGCGCCGGTGCAAGGGTCTCATCGAGGAACATCGCTCCACCCTGCTGTTCGTCAACACCCGGGACACCGCCGAGGCACTGACAGCCAGGTATCACATCTGGGACGAGAACTTCAAGGTCGGAGTGCACCACGGCTCGCTGTCCAAGGAGATCCGGGTAGAGATGGAGGAGGAGTTCAAGCAGGAGAAGCTGAAAGGACTCATCTGCACCTCCTCCCTGGAGCTAGGCATCGACATCGGCTCGGTGGACTTTGCCATCCAGTACAACTCCCCCCGGCAGGTGGCCCGCCTGATCCAGCGGATGGGGAGGGCCGGCCATGCGGTGGGCGAGAGGACCGAAGGGGCCATCGTGGCGTCGAACCCCGACGAGATCGCCGAGAGCATGGTCATCGCCCGCAAGGCCACCGTAGGAGAGCTGGAGGATCTCCGGGTGAGGGAGAGGCCCATGGCCGTGCTGGCGAACCAGCTGGTGGCGATGACCATGGTCGGGCCGGTGGAGAAAGAGCTGGCGTTCCAGGTTATCAAGCGCGCGTACCCCTTCCGCAACCTGACCCGGGAGGAGTTCCATGGCGTGCTGGAGCAGCTGGTGCGCATAGGGCTGCTGTTCGACAACGAGTCCAAGTATCGTCGGACCGCCAGGGGCATGCGCTACTTCTTCGACAACCTGTCGATGATCCCGGACGAGCGGACCTTCCTCATCCGGGACATTGCCACCCGACGGATCGTGGGAACGCTGGATGAGTCGTTTGTGCTATCCTTCGCTGAGCCTTACGCCGCGTTCATCACCCATGGGAAGACATGGAGGATCGTCGAGGTGCGGGAGGACGAGCTGCTGGTGGAGCAGGTGAGGGATATCGGGTCTATCCCCTCGTGGACGGGGGAGGACCTTCCGGTGCCGTTCGACATCGCCCAGGAGGTCGGGAGGCTGAGGAGGGAAAGGCAGTACGGCCGATACGCCGCGGACCGCGACGCCGTACGCGAGCTGGACCACTACCTCAGGGAACAGGACAAGGACGGCGCGGTACCGTCCGATGAACTCGTCACCTTGGAGATGGGCAAGCGCATGGCGGTGCTCAACATGTGCTTCGGGACCAAAGTCAACGAGACCGTTTCCAAGGTACTGTCGGTCCTCCTGTCTGCCCGCCTGGGGGAGAGCGTGGGAGTGCACACCGATCCCTATCGAATCGTCATCGAGCTGCCCCGGGACATCAGCCCCCAGATCATCATCGACACGTTGCGTTCGATCAGATCGGACGGCGTCGAGCCCTTGGTCCGCCTTGTGCTGAAGTCCTCGTCTTACCTTCGCTACCGCTTCGTCTTCGTGGCCAAGAAGTTCGGAGCCATAGAGAAGGATGCGGACTACCGGCAGGTCAACTTCACCCGGCTGGCGGAGGCGTTCGAGGAAACGCCTCTTTTCGAGGAGGCGGTGCGGCGTGTCCTGTGGGAGGATTTCGATATCGACGGCACGGTGCGGGCGATGAAGCGGATCGAGTCCGGGGAGGTTGGCCTCAAGGTCATGGGCCTGACTGCCATCGGCCGGGCGGGACTACAGCACTCCCGCGAGCTCATAATGCCCCAACGGGCCGACCACAGCATCCTCATGGCCCTAAAGAAGAGGCTGGAGTCCGAGGTCATGAGCATGTCCTGCCTTAGTTGCCAGGCGCAGTGGAGGCTCAAGCCGCAGGATGCCCAAGAGCGCATCGTGTGCCCGCGCTGCGGCGGGCAGATGATTGCCGCCCTGCTGCCATACAACAAGGAGGACATCGGACTGCTCAAGAAGAGCCGGCCCACCGAGGAGGAGACCAAGGAGATCAGGCGCATGTACAAGAATGCCAGCCTGGTCAAGGAGCACGGGCGGAGGGCCATGGTCACCCTGGCTGGCCGAGGCATCGGCCCGGATACCGCGGCTCGAGTGCTCTCATCGTTCTACGATGATGAGGACGAGTTCCTCAGGGACATCCTCAGCGCCGAGCTCACCTACGCCCGCACCAAGAGGTTCTGGGATTAG